The following proteins are co-located in the Rhodococcus opacus B4 genome:
- a CDS encoding acyl-CoA dehydrogenase family protein: protein MERTLFEPEHELFRESYRKFLAQHAEPNHAKWEEQNIVDRSLWVEAGKQGFLGMAVPEEFGGGGVRDFRYNAIITEETTRGGYSGIGFTLHNDVVAPYLLELSNDEQKQRWLPGFASGELITAIAMTEPGTGSDLQGIKTRAVRDGDDWVLNGSKTFITNGINADLVIVVACTDPDKGAQGFSLLVVERDMPGFERGRNLDKIGMKAQDTAELSFTDVRVPAANLLGEEGMGFLYLMKNLPQERLSIAVVAAAAMESALDMTIQYCRDRKAFGKSIGSFQNTRFVLAELATEATAVRVLVDKFIELLNDEKLSVQEAAMAKWWTTEAQVRLIDRCLQLHGGYGYMKEYPIAKAYMDSRVQTIYGGTTEIMKEIIGRGLNL from the coding sequence GTGGAGCGCACCCTGTTCGAACCGGAGCACGAACTGTTCCGGGAGTCGTACCGCAAGTTTCTCGCACAGCACGCCGAGCCGAACCACGCCAAGTGGGAAGAGCAGAACATCGTCGACCGCAGCCTGTGGGTCGAGGCCGGAAAGCAGGGATTCCTCGGCATGGCCGTGCCGGAGGAATTCGGCGGCGGAGGCGTGCGCGACTTCCGGTACAACGCGATCATCACCGAGGAGACGACCCGCGGCGGGTACAGCGGCATCGGCTTCACCCTGCACAACGACGTCGTCGCGCCGTACCTGCTCGAACTGAGCAACGACGAGCAGAAGCAGCGGTGGCTGCCCGGCTTCGCGTCCGGCGAGCTGATCACGGCGATCGCGATGACCGAACCGGGGACCGGCAGTGACCTGCAGGGCATCAAGACGCGTGCCGTGCGGGACGGCGACGACTGGGTCCTCAACGGTTCGAAGACGTTCATCACCAACGGCATCAACGCCGACCTCGTGATCGTCGTCGCGTGTACCGACCCCGACAAGGGGGCGCAGGGATTCAGCCTGCTGGTGGTCGAACGGGACATGCCGGGCTTCGAACGCGGCCGCAACCTCGACAAGATCGGGATGAAGGCGCAGGACACCGCGGAGCTGAGCTTCACCGACGTCCGCGTCCCCGCCGCCAACCTCCTCGGCGAGGAAGGCATGGGATTCCTCTATCTGATGAAGAACCTCCCGCAGGAGCGGCTGTCGATCGCCGTGGTGGCCGCCGCCGCAATGGAATCGGCGCTGGACATGACGATCCAGTACTGCCGCGACCGGAAGGCCTTCGGAAAGTCGATCGGCAGCTTCCAGAACACACGCTTCGTGCTCGCCGAACTCGCCACGGAGGCGACTGCCGTCCGGGTCCTGGTCGACAAGTTCATCGAACTGCTCAACGACGAGAAGCTGTCGGTGCAGGAAGCGGCGATGGCCAAGTGGTGGACCACCGAGGCGCAGGTCCGGCTGATCGACCGGTGTCTGCAGCTGCACGGCGGTTACGGGTATATGAAGGAGTATCCGATCGCGAAGGCGTACATGGATTCTCGGGTTCAGACCATCTACGGCGGGACCACCGAGATCATGAAGGAGATCATCGGTCGCGGACTGAATCTCTGA
- the lexA gene encoding transcriptional repressor LexA, giving the protein MKDDSSTDGSTPRVSGGSAAGLTDRQRRVLEVIRTSVNERGYPPSIREIGDAVGLTSTSSVAHQLRTLERKGFLRRDPNRPRAVDVRGLDEVAAGAAANAGAAVGLAAVKSGTDSAPLPEPTFVPVLGRIAAGGPILAEEAVEDVFPLPRELVGQGSLFLLKVVGESMIDAAICDGDWVVVRQQNVADNGDIVAAMIDGEATVKTFKRTDSEVWLMPHNPLFDPIPGNDAAILGKVVTVMRKI; this is encoded by the coding sequence ATGAAGGACGACAGCTCGACCGACGGTTCGACTCCACGTGTGAGCGGTGGCTCCGCCGCCGGGTTGACCGACCGGCAGCGTCGTGTCCTCGAGGTGATCCGCACGTCGGTCAACGAGCGCGGTTACCCGCCGAGCATCCGCGAGATCGGCGACGCGGTGGGGCTCACCTCCACCTCGTCCGTCGCCCATCAGCTGCGGACGCTGGAGCGGAAGGGCTTCCTCCGCCGGGATCCGAACCGTCCGCGCGCCGTCGACGTGCGGGGACTCGACGAGGTCGCGGCGGGCGCCGCGGCGAACGCCGGCGCCGCGGTCGGGTTGGCGGCGGTCAAGTCCGGCACCGACAGCGCACCCCTGCCGGAGCCCACCTTCGTCCCGGTGCTCGGCCGGATCGCCGCCGGTGGCCCGATCCTCGCAGAGGAAGCGGTCGAGGACGTCTTCCCGCTCCCCCGTGAGCTAGTGGGCCAGGGTTCACTGTTTCTGCTCAAGGTCGTCGGCGAGTCGATGATCGACGCCGCGATCTGCGACGGCGACTGGGTAGTGGTCCGTCAGCAGAACGTGGCGGACAACGGGGACATCGTGGCAGCGATGATCGACGGCGAGGCCACCGTCAAGACGTTCAAGCGCACCGACAGCGAGGTGTGGTTGATGCCGCACAACCCGCTGTTCGATCCGATCCCGGGCAACGACGCCGCCATTCTGGGCAAGGTCGTCACCGTCATGCGCAAGATCTAG
- a CDS encoding LysM peptidoglycan-binding domain-containing protein, which translates to MSNAVLHRQAVLNRQALERGVVRSGAARAYRTEPRRRRTDGELRRPSSGAVAYRPSHTGVSRADHERGANDVSWRTVLAGVVITAGVLCGLFGVAQLAAGGTVSHSAATEVVQVRRGESLAAVAARIAPETPVAQVIERIMELNAMSNSALHPGQSLIVPSSATR; encoded by the coding sequence ATGAGCAACGCAGTTCTCCATCGGCAGGCAGTGCTGAACCGGCAGGCACTCGAACGGGGTGTCGTCCGGTCCGGTGCCGCACGGGCGTACCGCACCGAACCGCGTCGCCGGCGCACCGACGGGGAGTTGCGCCGTCCGTCGTCCGGCGCCGTCGCGTACCGGCCGTCCCATACCGGCGTCTCCCGCGCCGATCACGAACGTGGGGCGAACGATGTGAGCTGGCGGACGGTGCTCGCGGGTGTCGTGATCACGGCCGGGGTGTTGTGCGGGCTCTTCGGAGTGGCCCAACTGGCCGCCGGCGGCACTGTGAGCCACTCGGCGGCCACCGAAGTCGTGCAGGTGCGGCGGGGCGAGAGTCTGGCCGCGGTCGCTGCGAGGATCGCACCGGAAACGCCGGTGGCGCAGGTGATCGAGCGGATCATGGAGCTCAATGCCATGTCCAATTCGGCGCTGCACCCGGGTCAGAGTCTGATCGTCCCGTCGTCCGCGACCCGGTGA
- the nrdR gene encoding transcriptional regulator NrdR, which yields MHCPFCRHPDSRVVDSREADEGQAIRRRRSCPECGRRFTTVETAVLSVVKRSGVTEPFSREKVVRGVRRACQGRQVDNDALNLLAQQVEDAVRASGSAEIPSNEVGLAILGPLRDLDEVAYLRFASVYRSFSSAEDFAREIKELREHRESRDDA from the coding sequence ATGCACTGCCCGTTCTGCCGGCACCCCGATTCACGTGTGGTCGATTCGCGCGAAGCCGACGAGGGACAGGCCATCCGCCGCCGCCGTTCGTGCCCCGAGTGCGGTCGACGATTCACCACCGTCGAGACCGCCGTCCTGTCGGTGGTCAAGCGCAGTGGGGTCACCGAGCCGTTCAGCCGGGAGAAGGTGGTGCGGGGTGTCCGCCGCGCCTGCCAGGGCAGGCAGGTCGACAACGACGCACTGAATCTCCTTGCCCAGCAGGTCGAGGACGCGGTCCGCGCATCGGGTTCCGCCGAGATCCCGAGCAACGAGGTGGGCCTCGCCATCCTCGGTCCGCTTCGCGACCTCGACGAGGTGGCGTATCTGCGGTTCGCGTCCGTGTACCGGTCGTTCAGCTCCGCCGAGGACTTCGCGCGTGAGATCAAAGAGCTACGCGAACACCGCGAGTCCCGGGACGACGCCTGA
- the hrpA gene encoding ATP-dependent RNA helicase HrpA has translation MSTTAPSRRELKNSLGELTLRDEHRLRRRLDRARTPDALASLSDEIDAARARVTRRLGSVPTIDYPDALPVSRRRDDIAKAIAENQVVIVAGETGSGKTTQIPKICLELGRGVRGLIGHTQPRRLAARTVAERIAEELHSELGETVGYTVRFTDQVSDGTLVKLMTDGILLAEIQRDRMLRRYDTLIIDEAHERSLNIDFILGYLRQLLPRRPDLKVIITSATIDPERFAEHFAADGVPAPIVEVSGRTFPVEMRYRPLTVEVGEQTFDRDPVDAVCEAVEELSGEGDGDILVFLSGEREIRDTADALRDRRLRGTEIVPLYARLSAAEQHKVFTPHTGRRVVLSTNVAETSLTVPGIRYVVDPGTARISRYSVRTKVQRLPIEPISQASARQRSGRCGRVAEGICIRLYSEEDFESRPAFTEPEILRTNLASVILQMTALGLGDVAAFPFVQPPDPRAVRDGIGLLEELGAIERKAQNEQPVLTSVGRELAQIPVDPRMARMLVEAHRNGCLSEVLVIVAALSIQDVRERPAEFQQAADEKHARFTVENSDFLAFLELWKYLREQRNELSSNQFRKMCRNEFLHWLRIREWQDLHGQLRQITRGLGWETTGTPAGEAAIHQSLLAGLLSHIGLREGDKRDFLGARGSRFAVFPGSSLFKKPPRWVMAAELVETSRLWARMSARIEPEWAEKLAPHLVKRTYSEPHWSSKRGAAMAYERVTLYGIPLVARRAVTYSTIDPETSRDLFIRHALVQGEWQTQHKFFHANRALLEDVEELEHRARRRDILVDDDTLYDFYDQRVGPEAVSARHFDSWWKVARRTNPDLLTFTQSTVVNADSAAVLGGEYPDAWRQGDMQVPLTYQFEPGNEDDGVTARIPIALLAGLRPVGFDWLVPGMRVDLVTALIKTLPKTLRRQVVPAPDFAAAALAAVKPRSEPLTTAMARELSRLGACRIDPKDFDVTALPDHLRMTFVAVDEKGAVLGRNKDLASLRKSLAPRVQVEVAKAASNSERPPALTWTPATLGTLEATVTRELGGQKVTGYPALVPEGDGVAVRVLSTAAAQRAAMRDGTRRLLLAAVPTQAKTVTSGLSNAQRLALGQNPDGSLDALIDDCRTAAANQLIAAHGTSVRTPQEFDALVAKARAEMARTVAVLVRLVSPVLEADHRLAVVLDRATGEAADDVREQRQSLLFPGFVADIGATRLRELPRYLAAAVARLEALPGSAPRDQKGMDALDRVYAGYERMLAGLPEERQHSPEVDAIHWMIEELRVSLFAQTLGTPIPVSEKRVLSAMQKVR, from the coding sequence ATGTCCACCACAGCACCCAGCCGGCGGGAACTGAAGAACAGCCTCGGCGAACTCACTCTGCGCGACGAACACCGGCTCCGCCGGCGACTCGACCGTGCCCGCACTCCCGACGCCCTCGCCTCCCTGTCCGATGAAATCGACGCCGCACGCGCCCGCGTCACCCGGAGACTCGGCAGCGTCCCCACGATCGACTACCCCGACGCACTGCCGGTCAGCCGGCGCCGCGACGACATCGCGAAAGCGATCGCCGAGAATCAGGTCGTCATCGTGGCCGGCGAGACGGGATCCGGCAAGACGACGCAGATCCCGAAGATCTGCCTCGAACTCGGCCGTGGCGTCCGCGGGCTCATCGGACACACCCAGCCCCGCCGTCTCGCGGCCCGGACGGTCGCCGAACGCATCGCCGAGGAACTCCACAGCGAACTCGGCGAGACCGTCGGCTACACCGTGCGATTCACCGACCAGGTGTCGGACGGCACGCTGGTGAAGCTGATGACCGACGGAATCCTGCTCGCCGAGATCCAGCGCGACCGGATGCTCCGCCGATACGACACCCTCATCATCGACGAGGCCCACGAACGCAGCCTCAACATCGACTTCATCCTCGGATACCTGCGGCAGCTGCTCCCCCGCAGGCCCGATCTGAAAGTGATCATCACGTCGGCGACGATCGACCCGGAACGCTTCGCGGAACACTTCGCCGCCGACGGCGTGCCCGCGCCGATCGTCGAGGTGTCCGGGCGCACGTTCCCCGTCGAGATGCGGTACCGCCCGCTCACGGTGGAGGTCGGCGAGCAGACGTTCGACCGCGACCCCGTCGACGCGGTGTGCGAGGCGGTCGAAGAGCTCTCCGGCGAGGGCGACGGCGACATCCTCGTCTTCCTCTCCGGCGAACGGGAGATCCGCGACACCGCCGACGCCCTCCGAGACCGCAGACTGCGCGGCACCGAGATCGTGCCCCTGTACGCACGACTGTCGGCTGCGGAACAGCACAAGGTGTTCACCCCCCACACCGGGCGGCGGGTCGTGCTGTCGACGAACGTCGCGGAAACCTCCCTCACCGTGCCCGGCATCCGGTACGTCGTGGACCCGGGCACCGCCCGCATCTCCCGCTACTCGGTGCGCACCAAGGTGCAACGCCTGCCGATCGAACCGATCTCGCAGGCCTCCGCCCGCCAGCGTTCCGGTCGTTGCGGCCGTGTCGCCGAAGGCATCTGCATCCGCCTGTACTCCGAGGAGGACTTCGAGTCCCGGCCCGCGTTCACGGAGCCGGAGATCCTGCGCACCAACCTCGCGTCCGTCATCCTGCAGATGACGGCACTCGGCCTCGGCGACGTCGCCGCGTTCCCGTTCGTGCAGCCGCCGGACCCGCGCGCCGTCCGCGACGGCATCGGCCTGCTCGAGGAACTCGGAGCGATCGAACGGAAAGCCCAGAACGAGCAACCCGTCCTCACGTCGGTCGGACGCGAACTCGCGCAGATCCCCGTCGATCCGCGCATGGCCCGGATGCTCGTCGAGGCGCACCGGAACGGCTGCCTGTCCGAGGTGCTCGTGATCGTCGCCGCCCTCTCCATCCAGGACGTGCGCGAACGTCCCGCCGAGTTCCAGCAGGCGGCCGACGAGAAGCACGCCCGGTTCACCGTGGAGAATTCCGACTTCCTCGCTTTCCTCGAACTGTGGAAGTACCTGCGCGAGCAGCGGAACGAGTTGTCGTCGAACCAGTTCCGCAAGATGTGCCGCAACGAATTCCTGCACTGGCTGCGCATCCGCGAATGGCAGGACCTGCACGGTCAACTCCGCCAGATCACCCGGGGTCTCGGCTGGGAAACCACCGGAACCCCGGCAGGCGAAGCGGCCATCCACCAGTCTCTCCTCGCCGGACTGCTGTCGCACATCGGGCTGCGCGAGGGTGACAAACGAGACTTCCTCGGGGCGCGCGGAAGCCGATTCGCGGTCTTCCCCGGCTCGAGCCTGTTCAAGAAGCCGCCGCGATGGGTCATGGCCGCCGAACTGGTCGAGACATCCCGGCTGTGGGCGCGGATGTCGGCCAGGATCGAACCCGAATGGGCCGAGAAGCTGGCGCCGCACCTCGTGAAACGGACGTACTCCGAACCACACTGGTCATCGAAACGCGGCGCCGCCATGGCCTACGAACGCGTGACACTGTACGGGATCCCTCTCGTCGCCCGGCGTGCGGTCACCTACAGCACCATCGACCCCGAGACGTCCCGGGACCTGTTCATCCGCCACGCCCTGGTGCAGGGTGAATGGCAGACCCAGCACAAGTTCTTCCACGCCAACCGCGCACTCCTGGAGGACGTCGAAGAACTCGAGCACCGCGCCCGCAGGCGCGACATCCTCGTCGACGACGACACCCTCTACGACTTCTACGACCAGCGCGTGGGTCCGGAGGCGGTCTCCGCCCGGCATTTCGACTCCTGGTGGAAAGTCGCCCGCCGCACAAATCCGGATCTGCTCACGTTCACCCAGTCGACGGTCGTCAACGCCGATTCGGCCGCGGTACTCGGCGGCGAATACCCCGACGCGTGGCGTCAGGGTGACATGCAGGTCCCGCTCACCTACCAGTTCGAGCCCGGCAACGAAGACGACGGCGTCACCGCCCGCATCCCGATCGCGCTGCTCGCGGGGCTGCGCCCCGTCGGCTTCGACTGGCTGGTCCCCGGTATGCGCGTCGACCTGGTCACCGCGCTGATCAAGACGCTCCCGAAAACCCTTCGCCGACAGGTGGTTCCGGCACCGGACTTCGCGGCCGCCGCACTGGCCGCGGTGAAACCCCGCTCCGAACCGCTCACCACGGCGATGGCACGCGAACTGTCCCGGCTCGGCGCCTGCCGCATCGATCCCAAGGATTTCGACGTCACGGCACTCCCCGACCACCTGCGCATGACGTTCGTCGCCGTGGACGAGAAGGGTGCCGTCCTCGGCCGGAACAAGGACCTCGCGTCGCTACGCAAGTCGCTCGCCCCCCGCGTCCAGGTGGAGGTGGCGAAGGCGGCGTCGAACTCGGAGCGGCCCCCCGCACTCACGTGGACACCCGCCACCCTCGGTACCCTCGAGGCCACCGTCACACGCGAACTCGGGGGGCAGAAGGTCACCGGCTACCCCGCCCTGGTCCCCGAGGGTGACGGTGTCGCCGTCCGCGTCCTCAGCACCGCCGCCGCCCAGCGAGCCGCGATGCGCGACGGAACGCGCCGCCTGCTGCTGGCCGCCGTTCCCACCCAGGCGAAGACGGTGACGTCCGGCCTGAGCAACGCGCAGCGACTGGCGCTCGGGCAGAACCCCGACGGCAGCCTCGACGCCCTGATCGACGACTGCCGCACCGCCGCCGCGAACCAGTTGATCGCCGCACACGGCACCTCCGTACGCACACCGCAGGAATTCGACGCTCTCGTCGCGAAAGCGCGCGCGGAGATGGCCCGGACCGTGGCAGTCCTCGTGCGACTCGTGTCACCCGTGCTCGAGGCGGACCACCGACTCGCCGTCGTGCTGGACCGCGCGACCGGAGAGGCCGCCGACGACGTGCGTGAACAACGGCAGTCGCTGCTCTTTCCCGGATTCGTCGCCGACATCGGCGCCACCCGTCTCCGCGAACTGCCCCGCTACCTCGCGGCCGCCGTCGCACGTCTCGAAGCCCTGCCCGGGAGCGCACCGCGCGACCAGAAGGGGATGGATGCCCTCGATCGGGTGTACGCCGGATACGAACGCATGCTCGCCGGCCTGCCGGAGGAACGGCAGCATTCACCCGAAGTCGACGCGATCCACTGGATGATCGAGGAACTGCGCGTCAGCCTGTTCGCGCAAACACTCGGAACCCCGATCCCGGTCTCCGAGAAACGGGTGCTGAGCGCAATGCAGAAGGTGCGCTGA
- a CDS encoding Pr6Pr family membrane protein: MDAAVVTELRGQRIVRVLRAVFAAYGLIALLWIPLRNAGSDDFSTANYLSYFTIESNILAVVVLLVGAIRDPQSRRWQLFRGATTLYMVITGIVYAVLLANIDVMLQDGWINAALHRLLPLVLLLDWVVAPSRVRISDAQSLGWLVFPAVYGAYSLFRGPIVDWYPYPFLDPRGQGYLQLAVTAIVLLLAMVLMALAVNAVGRLGARRRYGDDR; this comes from the coding sequence ATGGACGCCGCCGTCGTCACGGAGCTGCGAGGTCAGAGGATCGTTCGGGTTCTGCGGGCGGTCTTCGCCGCCTACGGGCTGATCGCGTTGCTGTGGATTCCGCTCCGCAACGCCGGCAGCGACGATTTCTCGACGGCGAACTACCTCAGCTATTTCACCATCGAGAGCAACATCCTCGCCGTCGTCGTCCTCCTGGTCGGCGCGATCCGGGATCCGCAGTCGCGGCGCTGGCAGTTGTTCCGCGGTGCGACGACGCTCTACATGGTCATCACCGGAATCGTGTACGCGGTGCTGCTGGCGAACATCGACGTCATGCTGCAGGACGGCTGGATCAACGCGGCCCTGCACCGTCTGCTGCCGCTGGTCCTGCTGCTCGACTGGGTGGTCGCCCCGTCCCGGGTGCGGATCTCCGACGCCCAGAGCCTGGGCTGGCTGGTCTTCCCGGCCGTCTACGGCGCCTACTCCCTGTTCCGCGGCCCGATCGTCGACTGGTACCCGTATCCGTTCCTGGACCCCCGGGGTCAGGGGTACCTCCAGCTGGCCGTCACCGCAATCGTTCTGCTGCTGGCGATGGTGTTGATGGCGCTCGCCGTGAACGCGGTGGGACGCCTCGGTGCGCGCCGCCGGTACGGCGACGACCGGTAG
- a CDS encoding alpha/beta fold hydrolase: MFDEFAGETFDLLTRDRGSVVAADDGVPLAVREVGPAFAPLTVVFVHGFCNRMTGWHFQRVQLEEAWGPTIRMVFFDLRGHGNSGVPRRDTCTIPHLAQDIDAVIRALVPEGPIVLVGHSMGGMAVLSYVGRNPDLIGSRVVGVGLIATAAEKLGDVGLARTLNTPVVAGFSTAARHLPRVVQSGRGASKRVLAPILRSASFGDRSISPAIMWHSEQMINDTSLKTLVDFLPSFKNHDETAAVPLLAPIETLVVCGDRDLLTPFRYSKAIAGHLPDAELVKVPGAGHMVQLERAQLVTDAIDRLLIRSVETLPTPSAWSEWVRVATDYVDHVRHWVAHGGPAAWWRGLRGRPVVGPTFR, encoded by the coding sequence ATGTTCGACGAGTTCGCAGGGGAGACCTTCGACCTGCTCACCCGCGACCGCGGCAGTGTCGTCGCCGCCGACGACGGGGTACCACTGGCGGTGCGCGAGGTGGGTCCGGCGTTCGCCCCGCTGACCGTGGTGTTCGTCCACGGCTTCTGCAATCGGATGACCGGCTGGCACTTCCAGCGGGTTCAGCTCGAGGAGGCGTGGGGCCCGACCATCCGCATGGTGTTCTTCGACCTGCGCGGCCACGGCAATTCCGGGGTGCCCCGGCGGGACACGTGCACCATCCCGCATCTCGCGCAGGACATCGACGCGGTCATCCGGGCGCTGGTGCCGGAGGGGCCGATCGTGCTGGTCGGCCACTCGATGGGCGGTATGGCCGTCCTCTCGTACGTCGGCCGGAATCCCGATCTGATCGGTTCCCGCGTGGTCGGAGTGGGTCTGATCGCCACCGCCGCGGAGAAGCTCGGTGACGTCGGGCTCGCGCGCACCCTCAACACCCCCGTCGTCGCCGGATTCAGCACCGCCGCCCGTCACCTGCCCCGGGTGGTCCAGAGCGGTCGCGGCGCGAGCAAGCGGGTGCTGGCGCCGATCCTGAGGTCGGCCTCGTTCGGTGACCGCAGCATCAGCCCGGCGATCATGTGGCACTCCGAGCAGATGATCAACGACACGTCCCTCAAGACGCTCGTCGACTTCCTGCCGTCGTTCAAGAATCACGACGAGACGGCGGCGGTGCCGTTGCTCGCCCCGATCGAGACGCTCGTCGTGTGCGGCGACCGCGACCTGCTGACCCCGTTCCGGTATTCGAAGGCCATCGCCGGGCATCTGCCGGACGCGGAACTGGTGAAGGTGCCCGGTGCGGGACACATGGTGCAGCTGGAACGTGCGCAGCTGGTCACGGACGCGATCGATCGGCTCCTGATCCGGTCCGTCGAAACCCTGCCCACACCGAGTGCCTGGAGCGAGTGGGTGCGGGTGGCCACGGACTACGTGGACCACGTGCGGCACTGGGTCGCCCACGGCGGGCCCGCCGCCTGGTGGCGCGGGCTACGGGGCCGTCCCGTCGTCGGCCCCACGTTCCGGTAA
- a CDS encoding VOC family protein, whose protein sequence is MTSRIIAIAVDCRDAEALARFWCQALGYPSTRRWTDAYGREYVEAGAPGATSLVFQPVDDRKSGKNRLHLDIAPSSGSRDEEVQRLLALGARRLGDDPKVPWVVLADPDGNEFCVLPERGADDGTAP, encoded by the coding sequence ATGACCAGCCGAATCATCGCCATCGCCGTCGACTGCCGTGATGCGGAAGCACTGGCCCGATTCTGGTGCCAGGCCCTGGGCTATCCGTCGACCCGCCGGTGGACGGACGCGTACGGGCGCGAGTACGTCGAAGCGGGCGCGCCGGGGGCGACGTCGCTCGTGTTCCAGCCGGTCGACGATCGGAAGTCCGGGAAGAACCGCCTGCACCTCGACATCGCGCCGTCGTCCGGTTCCCGGGACGAGGAAGTGCAGCGGCTCCTCGCACTCGGTGCCCGGAGGCTCGGCGACGACCCGAAGGTTCCCTGGGTAGTGCTCGCCGACCCCGACGGCAACGAATTCTGCGTGTTACCGGAACGTGGGGCCGACGACGGGACGGCCCCGTAG
- a CDS encoding MFS transporter, with the protein MASATSPDEQETLPPGVLRRAIAASAMGNATEWFDYGVYAFTVSYISAAFFPGDTGSATLYALLVFAVSFVVRPLGGLVWGPLGDRLGRRQVLALTIILMAGATFCVGLVPSYDVIGFWAPLLLVLLRMIQGFSTGGEYGGAATFMAEYSPDRKRGFCGSFLEFGTLGGYALGAIVVLTVELFSSDPFMSTWGWRIPFLIAGPMGLIGLYLRTKLEETPVFRELDAEGAVESDTTHEFKDLITEYWKPLLLLGGLVIALNVTNYTLLSYMPTYLETQIGLTSTASLTLFIVGQIVMMAVIPFAGGLSDRVGRKPLWYGSLVGLIVLAVPMYLLMRQGFGWAILAFAVLGLLYVLQLSTISATFPAMFPTHVRFAGFAIAYNVSTSLFGGTAPAVNELLIEWTGNTLMPAFYMMAACGIGLVALYFVAETAGASIRGRGIPGIDTKPHPTALAQK; encoded by the coding sequence ATGGCATCTGCGACTTCGCCAGACGAGCAGGAAACGCTCCCACCAGGTGTTCTCCGACGCGCGATCGCGGCGTCGGCGATGGGCAACGCCACCGAATGGTTCGATTACGGTGTCTACGCGTTCACGGTGTCGTACATCTCGGCCGCGTTCTTCCCCGGCGACACCGGTTCGGCCACCCTCTACGCGCTGCTCGTGTTCGCGGTGTCCTTCGTCGTGCGACCGCTCGGCGGTCTCGTGTGGGGGCCGCTGGGTGACCGGCTCGGACGCCGTCAGGTGCTGGCGCTGACGATCATCCTGATGGCGGGTGCGACGTTCTGCGTCGGTCTCGTGCCGAGCTACGACGTCATCGGGTTCTGGGCGCCCCTGCTGCTGGTGCTGCTGCGCATGATCCAGGGCTTCTCGACCGGCGGCGAATACGGCGGCGCGGCAACGTTCATGGCCGAATACTCGCCGGACCGCAAGCGCGGCTTCTGCGGAAGTTTCCTGGAGTTCGGCACCCTCGGCGGGTACGCGCTCGGCGCGATCGTGGTTCTGACGGTGGAGTTGTTCTCCAGCGATCCGTTCATGTCCACCTGGGGCTGGCGTATCCCGTTCCTGATCGCCGGGCCGATGGGCCTGATCGGCCTGTACCTGCGGACGAAGCTCGAGGAGACCCCCGTTTTCCGGGAACTGGACGCGGAAGGCGCGGTGGAGTCGGACACGACCCACGAGTTCAAGGACCTGATCACCGAGTACTGGAAGCCCTTGCTGCTGCTCGGCGGACTCGTCATCGCGTTGAACGTCACCAACTACACCTTGCTCAGCTACATGCCGACATATCTGGAGACACAGATCGGGCTGACGTCCACCGCGTCGCTGACCCTGTTCATCGTCGGGCAGATCGTGATGATGGCGGTCATCCCGTTCGCGGGCGGGTTATCGGACCGGGTGGGCCGAAAGCCGTTGTGGTACGGCTCGCTGGTGGGACTGATCGTGCTCGCCGTCCCCATGTACCTGCTGATGCGCCAGGGTTTCGGATGGGCGATCCTGGCCTTCGCGGTGCTCGGTTTGCTGTACGTCCTGCAGCTGTCCACGATCTCGGCGACGTTCCCGGCGATGTTTCCGACACACGTGCGGTTCGCGGGGTTCGCCATCGCGTACAACGTGTCGACGTCGCTGTTCGGTGGCACGGCTCCCGCGGTCAACGAACTGCTCATCGAATGGACCGGCAACACCCTCATGCCGGCGTTCTACATGATGGCCGCGTGCGGGATCGGACTCGTCGCGCTGTACTTCGTGGCGGAGACGGCGGGCGCGTCGATCCGCGGTCGTGGGATCCCGGGCATCGACACCAAGCCTCACCCCACCGCGCTGGCGCAGAAGTGA